Proteins from a genomic interval of Polaribacter sp. Q13:
- a CDS encoding YbaB/EbfC family nucleoid-associated protein: MLGDLSGMMNQLKEAQQKVEETKIRLNSVLVDEVAADGKLKITLTANREIKSISIDDALLADAEELEDYLILALNKAIEKATKINEAEMAVAAKSGMPNIPGMDMFK, translated from the coding sequence ATGTTAGGAGACTTATCTGGAATGATGAATCAGCTGAAAGAAGCTCAGCAAAAAGTAGAAGAAACAAAAATAAGATTAAATTCTGTTTTGGTAGATGAAGTAGCTGCAGACGGCAAACTAAAAATTACATTAACTGCAAATAGAGAAATAAAATCGATTTCTATTGATGATGCTTTACTTGCTGATGCAGAAGAATTAGAAGACTATTTAATTCTTGCTTTAAACAAAGCCATAGAAAAAGCAACTAAAATTAACGAAGCAGAAATGGCGGTTGCCGCTAAAAGCGGTATGCCAAACATACCAGGAATGGATATGTTTAAATAA
- a CDS encoding DUF2752 domain-containing protein: MLLTTNDYLLPCLNKSLFGIDCPGCGIQRAFILLINGDFVAAFKMYPAIYTLLLFGAFVVINYKVKFKNTKKIIISFTTINVLVIVISYCIKMKALYTL; the protein is encoded by the coding sequence ATGCTTTTAACCACAAATGATTACTTATTGCCTTGTTTAAATAAATCGCTCTTTGGTATAGATTGCCCAGGTTGCGGAATTCAGCGAGCTTTTATACTGCTTATAAATGGAGATTTTGTCGCCGCTTTTAAAATGTATCCTGCAATTTATACCCTACTTTTATTCGGGGCTTTTGTAGTAATCAACTATAAAGTAAAGTTTAAAAACACCAAGAAAATTATAATATCATTTACCACCATAAACGTGCTTGTTATTGTAATAAGTTACTGCATAAAAATGAAAGCTTTATATACACTTTAA
- a CDS encoding CCC motif membrane protein, with product MEKQNLPNATTSLVLGILSLVTCICYGIIGLPLGIIALVLGNKAIKEYNENPENYNSVNNANAGKIMGIIGIILNAIFILFIGWFFYKIGVEALEDPALLEKRVNEIFGQ from the coding sequence ATGGAAAAACAAAACTTACCAAACGCTACCACGTCTTTAGTACTTGGTATTTTATCTTTAGTAACTTGTATTTGTTACGGAATTATAGGATTACCTTTGGGTATTATTGCTCTAGTATTAGGAAACAAAGCTATAAAAGAATATAATGAAAACCCAGAAAATTACAATAGTGTAAATAATGCCAACGCCGGCAAAATAATGGGAATTATTGGTATTATTTTAAATGCTATTTTTATCCTTTTTATTGGTTGGTTCTTTTACAAAATTGGTGTAGAAGCCTTAGAAGATCCTGCTTTGTTAGAAAAAAGAGTCAATGAAATATTTGGTCAATAA